Proteins from a genomic interval of Diospyros lotus cultivar Yz01 chromosome 6, ASM1463336v1, whole genome shotgun sequence:
- the LOC127803344 gene encoding probable L-type lectin-domain containing receptor kinase S.5 isoform X2 codes for MSGRIFLKKRFKLWQGSGGPNITRADRVASFNTSFLINIYRINNATPGEGLAFVVAPDFKIPPNSHGQFLGLTNSTTDGAAANQILAVELDTFNQSDIGDPDANHVGLDINSVRSDNVTSLTPHQMELAPGGGQANFFNIWVEYDGIKKVIEVYIAQQQEKNGTTPPKPAKPVLRKADLDLRSVVNQFSYFGFSASTGDFKELNCVLRWNLTVEHYGPSNNAIKIGLGVGVPMVALLAGAGAGLVYYLHKRRAAARSNSSILGALKSLPGTPREFGFKDLKRATGNFDERNKLGQGGFGVVYRGFIQSENLEVAVKCFSRESIKGEDDFLAELTIINRLRHKHLVRLLGWCHKNGKLLLVYEYMPNGSLDKHLFGDADDKPLSWNLRYKIISGVASALHYLHNEYDQKVVHRDLKASNIMLDSNFNARLGDFGLARALDNEKTSYAEAEGVLGTMGYIAPECFHTGKATQQSDVYAFGAVLLEVVCGLRPGTKTGGFQLLVDWVWCLHREGRLLEAVDERLGQDYVAEEAERVLLLGLACSHPKANERPRTQAIVQIISGSVAAPSVPPFKPPFVWPSMPVGLEDDTETDPSQATITTDTRSFAIATSQYGSGWSPRTLSRENYTPFNSDKFNLTPYNSDNYKKV; via the exons ATGTCCGGCCGGATCTTCCTCAAGAAAAGGTTCAAGCTATGGCAAGGCAGCGGCGGCCCCAACATCACCCGCGCCGACAGGGTGGCATCCTTCAACACCTCCTTCCTCATCAACATCTACCGGATTAACAACGCCACTCCCGGTGAAGGCCTCGCCTTCGTTGTCGCGCCGGACTTCAAAATCCCGCCGAACAGCCACGGCCAGTTTCTGGGGCTCACCAACTCCACCACCGACGGCGCCGCCGCCAACCAAATCCTCGCTGTCGAACTCGACACGTTTAACCAATCGGACATTGGCGACCCGGATGCGAACCACGTCGGGCTGGATATCAATAGCGTCCGATCCGACAACGTCACCTCCTTGACGCCACACCAGATGGAGCTCGCGCCGGGCGGCGGCCAGGCCAATTTCTTCAATATCTGGGTCGAGTACGACGGAATCAAGAAGGTCATCGAGGTGTACATCGCCCAACAACAAGAGAAAAACGGCACAACGCCGCCGAAGCCAGCCAAACCGGTGCTCAGAAAGGCGGATCTCGATCTCCGATCGGTTGTGAACCAGTTCTCCTACTTCGGATTCTCGGCGTCCACCGGCGACTTCAAGGAGCTCAACTGCGTGCTGAGATGGAACCTGACGGTGGAACACTATGGACCATCCAACAATGCCATCAAGATCGGGCTGGGTGTCGGCGTGCCGATGGTGGCGCTACTGGCGGGGGCGGGGGCGGGGCTGGTCTATTATCTCCACAAGAGGCGGGCGGCGGCGCGGTCGAACTCGAGCATTCTGGGGGCCCTGAAGAGCTTGCCCGGAACGCCGAGAGAGTTCGGTTTCAAGGACCTGAAGAGAGCCACCGGCAACTTCGACGAGAGGAACAAGCTGGGGCAAGGCGGATTCGGAGTGGTTTACAGAGGGTTTATACAGAGCGAGAACCTGGAGGTGGCGGTGAAGTGCTTTTCCAGGGAGAGCATAAAGGGCGAGGATGATTTCTTGGCTGAGCTCACCATCATCAACCGTCTCCGCCATAAACATCTGGTTCGATTGCTCG GTTGGTGCCACAAGAACGGGAAGCTTCTGCTAGTGTACGAGTACATGCCGAATGGGAGCCTGGACAAGCACCTCTTCGGCGACGCAGATGACAAGCCACTGAGCTGGAATCTGCGCTACAAGATCATCTCTGGCGTGGCCTCCGCCCTGCACTACCTCCACAACGAGTACGACCAGAAGGTGGTGCACCGCGACCTCAAGGCCAGCAACATCATGCTCGACTCCAATTTCAACGCCCGCCTGGGTGACTTTGGCCTCGCTCGAGCCCTTGACAATGAGAAGACTTCATATGCCGAGGCTGAGGGGGTTCTCGGCACCATGGGCTACATTGCACCCGAGTGCTTCCACACCGGCAAGGCCACCCAGCAGTCCGATGTCTATGCCTTTGGGGCGGTGTTGCTGGAGGTCGTGTGTGGCCTAAGGCCCGGGACCAAGACCGGTGGCTTCCAGCTCCTGGTAGACTGGGTGTGGTGCCTCCACCGCGAAGGGCGGTTGCTGGAGGCTGTGGACGAGAGGCTCGGCCAGGACTATGTGGCTGAGGAAGCTGAACGGGTTTTGCTTCTGGGTTTGGCTTGCTCACACCCTAAAGCAAATGAGAGGCCTAGAACTCAGGCCATTGTTCAAATCATATCAGGCTCGGTGGCAGCCCCCTCTGTGCCGCCATTCAAGCCACCTTTCGTGTGGCCTTCAATGCCGGTAGGGCTAGAAGACGACACTGAAACCGACCCCAGCCAGGCCACCATCACCACAGACACAAGGTCCTTTGCAATTGCAACCTCGCAGTATGGGTCAGGCTGGAGCCCACGGACCCTTAGCCGAGAGAACTATACACCATTCAACAGCGACAAATTCAATCTCACTCCATATAATAGTGACAATTACAAGAAGGTCTAG
- the LOC127803344 gene encoding probable L-type lectin-domain containing receptor kinase S.5 isoform X1, with the protein MLKVNKSKCKNKNQREATSEQLGWDGDCSNFSLQTLVSCPSLPLKAVFSIPHFIIIIIIFSIPARLAGISSMAALSPKLSPTLLLLLLLLSLLARPPPAASADELKTFSAIYPNFTDSDYYRRIFEEENQSTINNGALQITLDSAGDLDLTNMSGRIFLKKRFKLWQGSGGPNITRADRVASFNTSFLINIYRINNATPGEGLAFVVAPDFKIPPNSHGQFLGLTNSTTDGAAANQILAVELDTFNQSDIGDPDANHVGLDINSVRSDNVTSLTPHQMELAPGGGQANFFNIWVEYDGIKKVIEVYIAQQQEKNGTTPPKPAKPVLRKADLDLRSVVNQFSYFGFSASTGDFKELNCVLRWNLTVEHYGPSNNAIKIGLGVGVPMVALLAGAGAGLVYYLHKRRAAARSNSSILGALKSLPGTPREFGFKDLKRATGNFDERNKLGQGGFGVVYRGFIQSENLEVAVKCFSRESIKGEDDFLAELTIINRLRHKHLVRLLGWCHKNGKLLLVYEYMPNGSLDKHLFGDADDKPLSWNLRYKIISGVASALHYLHNEYDQKVVHRDLKASNIMLDSNFNARLGDFGLARALDNEKTSYAEAEGVLGTMGYIAPECFHTGKATQQSDVYAFGAVLLEVVCGLRPGTKTGGFQLLVDWVWCLHREGRLLEAVDERLGQDYVAEEAERVLLLGLACSHPKANERPRTQAIVQIISGSVAAPSVPPFKPPFVWPSMPVGLEDDTETDPSQATITTDTRSFAIATSQYGSGWSPRTLSRENYTPFNSDKFNLTPYNSDNYKKV; encoded by the exons ATGTTGAAAGTAAATAAAAGCAAATGTAAGAATAAAAATCAGAGGGAAGCAACTTCCGAGCAATTGGGATGGGATGGGGACTGTTCAAACTTCAGTCTTCAAACTCTCGTTTCCTGTCCGTCTCTCCCTCTTAAAGCTGTATTTTCAATTCCCcatttcatcatcatcatcatcatcttctccatcccGGCTCGCCTCGCCGGCATTTCTTCCATGGCCGCATTGTCGCCCAAGCTCAGCCccaccctcctcctcctcctcctcctcctctctctcctgGCGAGGCCACCCCCCGCCGCCTCCGCCGACGAACTCAAAACCTTCTCCGCCATATACCCCAACTTCACGGACTCCGACTACTACCGCCGTATATTCGAGGAGGAAAACCAGTCCACCATCAACAACGGTGCCCTCCAAATCACCCTCGACTCCGCTGGCGACCTTGACCTAACCAACATGTCCGGCCGGATCTTCCTCAAGAAAAGGTTCAAGCTATGGCAAGGCAGCGGCGGCCCCAACATCACCCGCGCCGACAGGGTGGCATCCTTCAACACCTCCTTCCTCATCAACATCTACCGGATTAACAACGCCACTCCCGGTGAAGGCCTCGCCTTCGTTGTCGCGCCGGACTTCAAAATCCCGCCGAACAGCCACGGCCAGTTTCTGGGGCTCACCAACTCCACCACCGACGGCGCCGCCGCCAACCAAATCCTCGCTGTCGAACTCGACACGTTTAACCAATCGGACATTGGCGACCCGGATGCGAACCACGTCGGGCTGGATATCAATAGCGTCCGATCCGACAACGTCACCTCCTTGACGCCACACCAGATGGAGCTCGCGCCGGGCGGCGGCCAGGCCAATTTCTTCAATATCTGGGTCGAGTACGACGGAATCAAGAAGGTCATCGAGGTGTACATCGCCCAACAACAAGAGAAAAACGGCACAACGCCGCCGAAGCCAGCCAAACCGGTGCTCAGAAAGGCGGATCTCGATCTCCGATCGGTTGTGAACCAGTTCTCCTACTTCGGATTCTCGGCGTCCACCGGCGACTTCAAGGAGCTCAACTGCGTGCTGAGATGGAACCTGACGGTGGAACACTATGGACCATCCAACAATGCCATCAAGATCGGGCTGGGTGTCGGCGTGCCGATGGTGGCGCTACTGGCGGGGGCGGGGGCGGGGCTGGTCTATTATCTCCACAAGAGGCGGGCGGCGGCGCGGTCGAACTCGAGCATTCTGGGGGCCCTGAAGAGCTTGCCCGGAACGCCGAGAGAGTTCGGTTTCAAGGACCTGAAGAGAGCCACCGGCAACTTCGACGAGAGGAACAAGCTGGGGCAAGGCGGATTCGGAGTGGTTTACAGAGGGTTTATACAGAGCGAGAACCTGGAGGTGGCGGTGAAGTGCTTTTCCAGGGAGAGCATAAAGGGCGAGGATGATTTCTTGGCTGAGCTCACCATCATCAACCGTCTCCGCCATAAACATCTGGTTCGATTGCTCG GTTGGTGCCACAAGAACGGGAAGCTTCTGCTAGTGTACGAGTACATGCCGAATGGGAGCCTGGACAAGCACCTCTTCGGCGACGCAGATGACAAGCCACTGAGCTGGAATCTGCGCTACAAGATCATCTCTGGCGTGGCCTCCGCCCTGCACTACCTCCACAACGAGTACGACCAGAAGGTGGTGCACCGCGACCTCAAGGCCAGCAACATCATGCTCGACTCCAATTTCAACGCCCGCCTGGGTGACTTTGGCCTCGCTCGAGCCCTTGACAATGAGAAGACTTCATATGCCGAGGCTGAGGGGGTTCTCGGCACCATGGGCTACATTGCACCCGAGTGCTTCCACACCGGCAAGGCCACCCAGCAGTCCGATGTCTATGCCTTTGGGGCGGTGTTGCTGGAGGTCGTGTGTGGCCTAAGGCCCGGGACCAAGACCGGTGGCTTCCAGCTCCTGGTAGACTGGGTGTGGTGCCTCCACCGCGAAGGGCGGTTGCTGGAGGCTGTGGACGAGAGGCTCGGCCAGGACTATGTGGCTGAGGAAGCTGAACGGGTTTTGCTTCTGGGTTTGGCTTGCTCACACCCTAAAGCAAATGAGAGGCCTAGAACTCAGGCCATTGTTCAAATCATATCAGGCTCGGTGGCAGCCCCCTCTGTGCCGCCATTCAAGCCACCTTTCGTGTGGCCTTCAATGCCGGTAGGGCTAGAAGACGACACTGAAACCGACCCCAGCCAGGCCACCATCACCACAGACACAAGGTCCTTTGCAATTGCAACCTCGCAGTATGGGTCAGGCTGGAGCCCACGGACCCTTAGCCGAGAGAACTATACACCATTCAACAGCGACAAATTCAATCTCACTCCATATAATAGTGACAATTACAAGAAGGTCTAG
- the LOC127804336 gene encoding 2-oxoglutarate-dependent dioxygenase DAO-like yields MEKCELLKVILNVQSNCSLFAICISSESIKKYVHAVHELAIDIAHKMAKAMGLSGVSFKDWCSQFRINKYNFTPEAVGSSGVQIHTDSGFLTILQDDENVGGLEVMDKSGVFLAVEPLPGSLLVNHGDIANVWSNGRFYNVKHQVLCRRATMRFSIATFLLGPKEAAVEAPVELDSAHPRLYVPFTYNTFTMLRTSNKLHAGEALALVRSNS; encoded by the exons atggaaaag TGTGAACTGTTGAAAGTTATTCTCAATGTACAAAGTAACTGTTCCTTGTTTGCTATTTGTATTTCCAGTGAATCAATCAAGAAGTATGTTCATGCAGTACATGAGCTAGCTATTGATATTGCACACAAGATGGCTAAAGCTATGGGGCTATCCGGGGTTTCATTCAAGGATTGGTGCTCACAGTTCAGGATAAACAAATACAACTTCACCCCTGAAGCCGTAGGCTCTTCTGGTGTTCAAATCCACACCGACTCGGGATTCCTGACCATACTTCAGGACGATGAAAATGTGGGCGGCCTTGAAGTTATGGACAAGTCTGGTGTATTTTTGGCAGTGGAGCCCTTGCCTGGGTCCCTCCTTGTCAATCATGGGGACATTGCTAAT GTTTGGAGTAATGGGAGATTCTACAACGTGAAGCATCAAGTGTTGTGCAGGAGAGCCACAATGCGTTTCTCGATAGCTACGTTTCTCTTGGGACCCAAGGAGGCGGCGGTGGAAGCCCCAGTGGAATTGGACTCTGCACACCCCCGCCTGTATGTTCCTTTTACTTACAATACTTTCACAATGCTCCGAACCTCAAACAAGTTGCATGCTGGTGAAGCTCTTGCTCTTGTGCGCTCC
- the LOC127804337 gene encoding probable L-type lectin-domain containing receptor kinase S.5 — translation MGLLKLQSSNYGNINNGALQITLDSAGDVDLTNQSGRILLKNRFKLWQGSGGPNITCADRVASFNTSFLINIYRINNATPGEGLAFVVALDLKIPLNNHGQFLGLTNSTSDGVAANQILAVQLDSFKQPSIDDTFNIYHG, via the coding sequence atgggattgCTCAAACTTCAATCTTCAAACTATGGCAACATCAACAACGGTGCCCTCCAAATCACCCTCGACTCCGCTGGCGACGTCGACCTAACCAACCAGTCCGGCCGGATCCTCCTCAAGAATAGGTTCAAGCTATGGCAAGGCAGCGGCGGCCCCAACATCACCTGTGCCGACAGGGTGGCATCCTTCAACACCTCCTTTCTCATCAACATCTACCGGATTAACAACGCCACTCCCGGTGAAGGTCTCGCCTTCGTTGTCGCGCTGGACTTGAAAATCCCGCTGAACAACCACGGCCAGTTTCTGGGGCTCACCAACTCCACCTCCGACGGCGTCGCCGCCAACCAAATCCTCGCTGTCCAACTCGACTCGTTTAAGCAACCGAGCATCGACGACACGTTTAATATTTACCACGGGTAG